Below is a window of Mycolicibacterium rhodesiae NBB3 DNA.
TCATGGCCCAGAAGGTGACGGCAATGGACATTCGGATGGCTGCGGCGTTGGCCGGGCAGGTGGATAACGTGGCGGAGTTCTGTCGCCGCGAGCAGATCAGTCGGCAGACGTTCTACAAGTTTCGCCAGCGTTTCCGCGACGAGGGAATCGGCGGGCTGCAGGATCGGTCCCGACGGCCATTGACCTCGCCGGGGCAGACCTGCGCCGAGGTCGAGGATCTGGTGGTGCGCCGCCGCAAACAGTTGATCGAGCAGGGGCGAGATCACGGCGCACAATCGATCGTGTGGTCGTTGCAACGCGAGGGCGTACCGGCAGTGCCGTCGCCGTCGACGGTGTGGCAGATCCTGACCCGCCGCGGGATGATCACCCCGCAGCCGCAGAAGCGCCCGAAATCGGCGACCAAGCGATTCGTGTTCGCACGGCCCAACGAGTGTTGGCAGTCGGACTGGACCCGGTGGTGGCTGGCCGATGGCAGCGCGGTGGCCATCGCGGGCAGCCTCGATGACCACTCCCGCTATCTGGTGGGGCTGCGTGGGGCTGACGGCGACGCCGACGGTGACCTCGTGTGGTCGGTCATCATGGCTGGCGTCGACGAATGTGGGATTCCGTCGATGTCGTTGTCGGACAACGGAATCGTCTACACCGGTAGATTCCACGCGCATGAATCGGCGTTCGAGATCAACCTACGCGCCCTCGGTGTGCGCACCATCAACTCGGCTCCGTTTCATCCGCAGACCTGCGGCAAGATCGAACGATTCTGGCAGACGCTGAAAAAGTGGCTATCCGCTCGGGACCCAGCGGCTACTGTCGCTGACCTCAACGACCTGCTCGAGCAGTTCCGCAGCTTCTACAACCACCACCGGCCCCACCGTGCGCTGCGAGGCGCCACCCCGGCCGAGGCGTTTGAGGCCACCGCCAAGGCCCGCCCCGCCGAGCGCCCACTTCCGGCACCCCTGTTCGTCAGCCACCACACCGTCGGGGAGACGTCGGGCAACGTGTGCGCTGCGCCCTACAGAATCAACGTCGGCCTGCGCTGGGCCGGCCACGAATGCGACGTCATCCGCGACGGCGACCACATCTCCATCTTCAGCGGCAACCGACTCGTCCGCGCATTCACCGCCGACCCCACCCGATACCACCAACGCGCCGAGACAAACACCCGTACCTATCGCACCCGCGAACCCAAACCGGCACCATGAGTGTCAGCGATGTCCCGAGACATAAGTGTCAGCGATGTCCCGAGACACCACAGTTCGCCCAGCGGCCGTCAGCGCACCGAAATCGCTTTCTTGCGGCCGCTTCGGACCCGCTGGATCGCCGCGTTCCACAGCACCTGCATTGTCGGCACCAGCTGGCCCTGTTTGACGGTGTCGAGGGTGAGCAGCGCCGAGGCCGTCGCCTTGGTGGCGGCCGACGCCTTCGACATGTGCCCCGAGTCGTAGGGCGGCTGCGGATCGTATTCGATCACCAGCTGCACGGCTTTGGCCTTCGCGTCGCCGCAGATCTGACCGAACAGCCACATCGCGAGGTCGATCCCGGCCGACACCCCCGCCGCGGTGACGATCTTGCCTTCGCGCACGATCCGCTCGTCGCTGACGGCTTCTACACCGAACGGCTTGAGCATCGGTAGACACATCCAATGCGAGGTGGCGCGGCGTCCCTCGAGCAGGCCGGCGGCGGCGAGCAGCACCGAACCCGAGCACACCGACGTCGTCCACGTCGACGTCTCATCGGCGCGGCGTAACCAGTCGAGCACCTTCTCGTCGCGGGCATGCTCGAAGGTGGAGGGTCCGCCGGGCACCAGAACGATGTCAGGCGAAGGGGTCTCGTCGAACGAGTGTGTGGCGCCGATCAGCAGCACACCCGAGTCCGCGGTGATGGGACCGGGTTCATGCCAGACGAACCGCACCTCTGCGTCGGGCAGATTGCGCAGCACTTCGTAAGGGCCGATGAAGTCCAGCGCGGTGAAGCCCGGGTACACCACGATCGCGATCTGCATTACCTTCTCCTTCGGTTAAGCGAATGTCTTGCGGTACTGGTCGGGCGAGATGCCCAGTCGTCGAACGAAATTGCGGCGCAGTGTCTCAGCACTGCCGAATCCGCAGCGCGCCGCGATGACCGTGACGGTGTCGTCGGTCTCCTCGAGTTGACGGCGGGCAGCCTCGGTGCGGATCCGCTCGACGTAGGCTCCCGGCGCCTCCCCGACCTCGTCCGTGAAAACCCTCGTGAAATGTCGCGGGCTCATGGCGGCGCGTCGCGCGAGGTCCGGAATACTGTGCGCACCACCGGGTTCTGACTCGATCGCATTCTGCACGTCACGGATCGGCGCCCGCTTGGCGCGCGGCATCCACACCGGCGCCGCGAACTGCGTCTGCCCGCCCGGCCGGCGCAGGTACATCACCAGCCAGCGCGCCACCGTCTGCGCGACGTCGGTGCCGAAGTCTTCCTCGACCAGCGCCAGTGCCAGATCGATTCCCGCCGTGACGCCCGCCGCCGTCCAGACCTTCTCGGAACTCTTCACGAAGATCGGTTCGGGATCGACGGTGACCGCAGGGAATTCGCGCGCCATCTGGGTGGCGAACGCCCAATGCGTGGTTGCGACACAGCCGTCGATCAGACCGGTCTGCGCGGCGAGGAACGCGCCGGTGCAGACGCTGACGACGCGGCGCGTCTGCTCGGACGCGATCTGAATCCAGCCGATGGTGTCGGGATCCCGCCGCGCGTCATCGACGCCGGCACCACCGGGCAGGACCAGCGTGTCGATCGGTTCGCGCGGGTCTGGCAGGGGCTGGGCGACGAACGCGAGGCCGGTGAGCGTCGTGACCGGTTCGCCGTCGCGGGTCACGACGCTGACGGCGTAGCCCTCGTCGGATCGTCCTGCGGCGGCCAGGCAGATCGTCGCGCCGGTGAATACGTCGTAGGGGCCGACCAGGTCGAGAGCCTGGACGCCCGGGAAGCCGAGGATCACCACCGATCGCACGCATCCAGTGTTGGCGAGCGCCCGCGTGGCGTCTAGGCCAGGACCCCCACAAATTAGGACATCAGCGGCTGACAGGCCTGGATCCGCTCGATCCACCACCGACGTCGGTCGGGTGCAGCGGCGAGCGCGGACAGCCGAGCCGGATCCGGCGTCACCGGTGCGACCGGCAGGTACCCGTCGACGGGCACGGTGGGCTCGGCGACGTCGTCGACGAATAGCCCGCCCGTACCCAGGCCGCAGGCATACGGCAACTCCGGCAGCGCGGCGGCAGCCAACAGTCCGCGACCGATACCGACAGCAGAGTCGAGCGCACTGGACACGACGATCGGGATGTCGATCTGGTCGGCGATCTCGAGCATCCTGTGGATGCCGCCCAGCGGGGCGACCTTGAGCACCGCGATGTCGGCGGCATGCTCGCGCACGACCCGCAGCGGGTCGTCAGCCTTGCGGATGCTTTCGTCGGCCGCGATCGGCACCTTCACGCGGAGGCGCAACTCCGCCAGCTCGGGCACGGTCGCGCAGGGCTGCTCGATGTACTCTAGCGGCCCGTCCGCGGTCAACGCGGCGGCCGCGGCGGCCGCTTCGTCGACACTCCAGCCGGCATTGGCATCGACCCGCACCGTCGGCACCAGTGCGCGAACGGCGTTGACGCGCGCCACATCGTCGGCCAACGACTGGCTCGGCTCGGCCACTTTGACCTTCGCGGTGCGCGCGCCGGGAAACCGGGCCAGTACCTCCGGCACCTGGTCCGCGGCGACAGCGGGCACGGTCGCGTTGATCGGGATGCGGTCGCGCAGCACGACCGGCGCCGCCTCGTATGCGGCCTCGACGGCCGACGCGAGCCAGTGCGCCGCCTCGGGTGGCCCGTATTCGAGGAACGCGCCGAACTCACCCCAGCCCGCAGGTCCCTCGATGAGTGCGACCTCGCGAACGGTGATGCCGCGGAACCGAACTCGCATGGGCAGTGCGACGACGTGCAATCCGTCGAGCACGTCGTCCAGCTGGGCCACGACCTCCATACTGCCGCCTACAGTGGTGGGATGCCCATCCCGGACACCCCGCGTCCAGGCCAGGAGTCGGTCTGGGATTACCCGAGGCCGCCACGACTCGAAGAATTCACCGGCTCGATCACCGTCGAACTCGGCGGCCAGACGATTGCCTCGGCGACGGCCGCCTGGCGGGTGCTCGAGACCAGCCATCCACCTACGTATTACTTGCCTGCCGCGAGCTTCATCGAGGACAGCCTGCGCCCCGCCGAAGGGTCGTCCTGGTGCGAGTGGAAGGGCCAGGCGAGTTACTTCGACCTGGTGACGCCAACCGTCGTTGCGCCGCGTGCGGCGTGGACGTACCTGCACCCAACCGCCGGGTTCGAAATGATCGCAGGCGCCATTGCGGTGATGGCGGCACAGGTCGACCGCTGCACCGTCAACGGCGAAGAGGTCACCCCGCAACCCGGGAACTTCTACGGCGGCTGGGTGACCAGCTGGATCGCTGGACCTTTCAAGGGCGTGCCCGGATCGATGGGCTGGTGAGGGTTTAGTTTCGTACACTCCTGGCTATATTTCAGATACTTAAATATCTGGGAAGGAGCTGCGCGTGCAGATCAAGACGTTGGTGCCGACCGCCCTCGCCGTGACGGCCACCGCCGTGCTGGGCGGGCTGGCGAGCCGTCCCGCGCAGTCCGCGTGGTACGCGAAGCTGAAGAAACCGCCGTATCAGCCCCCACGACAAGCCTTTCCGATTGTGTGGCCGGTGCTGTACGCCGACATCGCCGCCACATCGGCGGCCACGCTGGACCACCTCGAACAACGAGGCCAGGACCAAGAGCGGCGGGCGTACATCGCCGCGCTGGCGACCAACCTGGTGCTCAACGGCAGTTGGTCGTGGTTGTTCTTCAACCAACGACGGCTGGGAACGGCCGCGATCGCGGCCGGAGTGCTGGCAGTCAGTAGCGCGGACCTGACCAGACGCTCGATCGCCGTCCAAGGCGCCAAGGCCGCTCCCCTGGCTGCCTATCCCGCGTGGTGCGCGTTCGCCACTGCGCTGTCCACCCACATCTGGGCGCTGAACCGCTGATGAAGCTCATCGACATCCCCGGCCAGGTCGCCGAATCGTTGTTGTCCATCGTCGGCATCCGCGTCGGTACCGAAGAGCCCCACTACCTGTCCACCGAGCTCACCGACGGTGTGGTGATACGGCGCTACGGACCACGCATCGCCGCCGAGACCACCGTGGCCGGCGATGAGGACCGCGCCCGCAACATCGGCTTCCGCCGCCTCGCGGGCTACATATTCGGCGCCAACCACCGCGACGAGACGATCGCGATGACCGCGCCCGTCGGTCAGCAGTCCGCCGACACGATCGCGATGACGGCGCCGGTCGCGCAGTCCCGTACGGCCGACGACAAATGGGTCATCCGGTTCTTCATGCCGTCGAAGTGGTCGATGGAGACCCTCCCCGAACCCGATGACGACAAGGTCAAACTCGTCCCGGTGTCCGGTGAGACGGTCGCGGTGCTGCGATTCAGCGGAGACCGCAGCCCGCAGGCGGTCGCCCACCACGTCGAGCAGTTACGGAAGATCCTGCTGGACAACGACATCGAGGTTGCCGGCGACCCGGTCGCATGGTTCTACGACCCGCCGTGGACGCTGCCGTTCCGGCGGCGCAACGAGGTCGCGATACCGATCACGCCTGGCGAATCGGGCGCGCAAACCAACCGCGACGGTTGACCAACGCGCCGAATTCGCAGTTCCTAGACCGTCGCGCGGTCGCGGCCCTCCCAGTACTGCTTGCGCAGGTCCTTCTTGAGGACCTTTCCGGTCGGGTTGCGCGGCAACTCGTCGTGGACGTCGACGGACTTCGGGCACTTGTAAGCGGCCAACCGCTCGCGCGCGAAAGCGATCAGCTCTTCCTCGGTGGCCTCTCCCTCCAACTGGACAACGGCTTTGACCACCTCGCCCCACTTCTCGTCCGGAATGCCGATGATCGCGACGTCGACGACCGCGGGATGCTCGGCGATCACTCGCTCGACCTCGATCGAGTAGATGTTCTCGCCACCGGAGATGATCATGTCCTTCAACCGGTCCTCGACGAAGATATAGCCGCCGTCGTCGACGCGGCCGATGTCGCCGGTGCGGAACCAACCGTCCTCGGTGATGGACTCCGCCGTCGCCTCCGGCTTGTTGTGGTAGCCCTTCATCAACTGCGGTGAGCGGAACCACAATTCGCCCTGCTCGCCTTCGGGCACGTCCTCAAGGGTGTCGGGGTCGACCACCCGCACCTCGGCGTTGGGTACCAGCGTCCCCGCACTGCTCAGCCGCTCCTCCTTGCCAGGATCGCGATGGGCCTCGGGAAGCAGATGGCTGATGACACCGCACACTTCGGTGAGCCCGTAAGCCTGCATGAAATCAGTGTTCGGCCATGCCTTCAGGGCCTGGCGCAGCAACGGAAGCGGCATCGGGGACGCGCCGTATGCGAACGTCTTCAGCGAGCCGAACAGCTTCACAGCGTCCTCGCCGGAGTCCAGCACCTTGGCCAGCACCGCGGGCACCAGGAAAGTTCTGTTGGCGCCCTTGAGAATTGCACCGGCGAGCGACATACCGTCGACCTCACGCGTCATGACGCTGGGGAACCCGTCGTGAATTCCGAACTGTACGTAGGACGATCCGCCGACGTGGAACAACGGCATCGACACCATGTTCTTGTCGCCGGGTTCGAATTCGAAGCCCTCGTGCGCGTTGATCGTGTGCGCCACTATGTTGGCCTGCGTCAGCTGCACACCCTTGGGACGACCGGTGGTGCCCGACGAGTACATGATGATCGCGACGTCGTCGGGGTCGACATCGTCGCCTCGGCCCACCGGTGTGGCGGCGGCAAGCATGGCCTCGTACTCGTCGCCGTCCTCGCCCTCCGGGGTCACCTCGATGACGTGCTCGAGGTGGGTGAGCTTGTCGCGGATCTTGTCGACGTTGCCCCGCAGTTCCTTGCCGACGATGAGCAGTTTGGCTCCGGAGTCGTTGAGAACGTAGTCGAGCTCGTCGGCGGCCAGGCGGAAGTTGATGATCGCGTTGGCGGCGCCCAGCGACGCGGCGGCGAAGGTGAGCTCCACGCACGCGGGATGGTTCTTGTCGAGGAACGCCACCACGTCTCCGCGCCCGACGCCGCGTTCCTTCAGGGCACCTGCCAGCCGGCGCACGCGCTCGTTCCACTCGGCCCACGTCCAGGTTCGTTCGAAGTAGGTCATCGCCTCGCCGTCGGGCGTGGTTTCGGCCCAGTGGGCGAGGCGGTCGTCGAGGAAGCGCGGATCAGCCAGGTCAGACATGCTTTCAGCCTGCCATGTCCAGCTGTTTGTCAGTTGTCTTTCGTATAAACCTGCCGGCCCGCCAGGTACGTCGCGCGTACCTCGAGGGCGGCGATCGTCTCCGGCGGAACGTCCCGCGGGTCGGCCGACAGCACCACCATGTCGGCGTACTTGCCCACCTCCAACGATCCGATGACATCGTCGGAGTGCAATTGCCAGGCCGCGTCGATGGTCTGCGCGCGGATGGCCTGATCGACCGTGATCCGCTGTTCCGGACCGATCACCCGGCCGCTGGGCGCCGTGCGCGTGACCGCAACGCTGATGTTGCGCAACGGCTCCTCAGGCGTCACCGGCGGATCGTTGTGAAGCGAGATCCGCATTCCGGTGGCCACCGCCGAACCACATGGCATCCAACGGTTTCCGCGCTCGGGCCCGAATAGTCCGTCCACGACGATGTCGCCCCAGTAGTGGATCTGATCGACGAACAGGCTGCAGGTGACGCCGAGATCGTGGGCGCGCTGCAGTTGGTCGTCGCGAATGGCGCCGACGTGCTCGAGCCGCAGCCGATGGTCGTCGCGCGGATGTTCGCGCAGCGCCTCCTCGTAGACGTCGAGGATGGTGTCGGCACCCGCGTCGCCCTGGACGTGGCAGGCCATCTGCCAGCCCTTCGGGAAGTAGGCGCCGACGATCTCGGTCAGCTGTTCTCGCGTGTAGTTCGCACACCCACACGACCCCTTCGGGATGCCGATACTGCGGGTGGCCTCGGTGTCGAGATACGGAAACGACAGGTCGATGTTGCCGATCCACGGTGAACCGTCCACCCAGCACTTGATGCCTGCCTGCCGGACCATGTCGTCGCCGTTGTCGGGAACCTGGTCGGTGGTCATCGCGGCGGTGGACATCTCGTAGACGCGCAGTCGCACAGTCAGCTCGTCGCGCATCTGCTCGATCACCGGGCGGAACACTGGATCGAACGCCATCTCCGAACATGTCGTCAGCCCCGCGCGGTTCAGTCGGCCCAGTTCGGCGTGCAGCATCGCGGGATAGTCGCTGGGCTGGATCGCACCGGCGAGGAGCGGGAAGACCGCTCCGATCTCCTCGGCGCTTCCGTCGAGTTCGCCGTTCGCGTCACGACCGTAGCTGGCGCCCTTCGGGTCCGGGGTGTCACGCGTCAGCCCGACGCGTGCGGCGGCCGCGGAGTTGAAGTAGGCCTTGTGCCCGGAGTTGTGCACGATGACGAGTGGACTTTCGGGGGCGATACCGTCGAGCCACGTGAGCGTCGGATCCGGTAGGCCGTTCTGCAGCAGCGCGTCCCACCCGTTGACGTATGCGCCGTCGGCGCCCCGCTTGGCGACCTCCGCCTCGATTGCCGTGACGACGTCATCGGCCTCGGGCATCGTCACCGGTCGGATGTCGACCATCCGGTCCGACAGCACGATGGCCTCCATCAGCGGATGCCCGTGCGCCTCGACGAGGCCCGGCATCACGCAGCCGTCTCCGATGTCCACGGTCTGGGTGTCCGGCCCGATCCATGACTCGACGTCGGCCTTGCTCCCGACCGCGACGATGCGGCCGTCGGCTACGGCGAGCGCTTCCGCAGTGGGTTGTTGTTCGTCGACGGTGAGGACAGTTCCCTGAATGACCAGGTCAGCGGCGGGCATGTACGCAATCCTCTCAGTCGCCGGGAAAATTCGATGAAAAAGGATCGGCGGCCGTGTCGATTTCTGTGGGTTGCCGTTCGACGTGTCAATGAGGGCACGATAAGCGAGCCCCTTCCCAACTAGAAGGAGACAACAATGTCGCGCTACATGCTGATCATGCGGTCCAGCGCCGAGGCCGAGGCGGCCATGGCGGAAGCCAACATCGACTTCGACCAGATCATCGAGCAGATGGGCCGTTTCAACGAGGAGCTCATCAAGGCTGGTGTACTGCTCGCCGGCGAGGGTCTGACCGGACCGGAGGAGGGCTTCGTCGTCGACTTCAACTCCGATCCGCCAGTGGTCACCGACGGCCCGTACACCGAGGCCAAGGAGCTGTTCAACGGGTTCTGGATCCTCGACGTGTCGTCCAAGGAGGAAGCCAAGCAGTGGGCGCAAAAGATCCCGCTGGGCAAGGGCGTCAAGGTCGAGGTGCGACGGGTGTCGGAAACCGAGGAGTTTCCCCAGGACAACCCGTGGGTGCAGAAGGAAATCCAGTGGAAAGCCGACCTCGCCGAGAAGATCGCGGCCCAGGCCCGCGCAGACGCCGACAAGTTCGCCAGCCGCTGAGGTGATTTCGGCGCGCTTGCGATCGCTGAGCGGTCGTCGGCGCGCCGAAACCCCTACGTGCTGGCGCGGATTCTTATGGGTCCGCGCCAGTTTGCGTCGGGGTCGAGCACCTCGCCGTGCTGCAGAATCTCCACCTCACCGGCTCGGGCAAGGTCGCGCGCGATGTCGCGGGCAGGCTCCATCAACTCACGCCACTGGTCACCGCCGACGGCGCGCGCGGCGTCCGACGGGCAGATGGTCTTGGTCGGGCCACGGTCGCGGGCCAGTTGGAGGATTGCCGTCCGGAGCTTGTCCTTCACTCTGGAAGAGAAGCCCAAGACAACCGCCCTTGAAACCAATTCTGTAACACGTTCTAATCTGAAGTCATGACGGACGACCTGCTGCGCCATCCCCTGCACTCCGGCCACCTCACGGTCGGCGCCCTGAAGCGCAATAAGGACAAGCCGGTGCTGTTCCTCGGCGACACCACCTTGACCGGCGGTGAGCTGGCAGAACGCATCAGCCAGTACATCCAGGCGTTCGAGGCGCTCGGCGCCGGGACGGGCGTCGTGAGTGGTCTGCTGGCGCTGAACCGGCCCGAGGTGCTGATGATCCTCGGCGCCGGCCAGACGCAGGGCTATCGGCGTCTGTCACTACACCCTCTCGGTTCGCTGGACGACCACGCGTACGTCCTCAACGACGCCGGCGTCACGTCGCTGACCATCGACCCGAACCCGATGTTCGTCGAGCGGGCCAAGGGACTGCTGGAGAAGGTCCCCGGCCTCAAGCAGGTCTTGACGATCGGGCCGGTGCCCGAGGAACTCGCCGAGGTCGGCGTCGACCTCACCGCCGAAGCTGCCAAGTACTCGCCGAAGCCGTTGATCGCGGCGGATCTGCCGCCGGACCACATCGGCGGCATGGCGTACACGGGCGGGACGACCGGAAAGCCGAAGGGCGTCATCGGGACCGCGCAGTCGATCACCACCATGACGACGATTCAGCTCGCCGAGTGGGAGTGGCCCGAACGTCCGAAATTCTTGATGTGCACACCGTTGTCGCATGCCGGGGCGGCGTTCTTCGTGCCGACGATCATCAAGGGCGGCGAGCTGGTGGTGCTCACCAAGTTCGATCCGGCCGAGGTGCTGAAGACGATCGAAGAGCAGAAGATCACGGCCACCATGCTGGTGCCGTCGATGATCTATGCGTTGATGGATCATCCGGATTCGCACACCCGCGACCTGTCGTCGCTGGAGACGGTGTATTACGGCGCCTCGGCGATGAACCCGGTGCGGCTGAAGGAGGCGATCGACCGGTTCGGACCGATCTTCGCGCAGTACTACGGCCAGTCCGAGGCGCCGATGGTGATCACGTACCTGCCCAAGGGAGATCACGACGAGAAGCGGCTGACGTCATGCGGTCGGCCGACGGTGTTCGCGCGGACCGCGCTGCTGGATGCCGACGGAAATCAGGTGGCGCAGGGCGAAGTCGGCGAGATCTGCGTGTCCGGGCCGCTGGTGTCCGGCGGGTATTGGAACAAGCCGGAAGCGACGGCCGAGACGTTCCGCGACGGCTGGATGCACACCGGCGATCTCGCCCGCGAGGATGAGGACGGTTTCTGGTACATCGTGGACCGCACGAAGGACATGATCGTCACGGGCGGCTTCAACGTCTTCCCCCGCGAGGTGGAAGACGTTGTCGCAGAACATCCCTCGGTCGCCCAGGTCTGCGTCATCGGCACACCGGACGAGAAATGGGGCGAGGCGGTGACGGCGGTCGTCGTGCTCCGGCCTGACGCGGCGTCCGACGAGGCCGCCATCGCGACGATGACCGCCGAGATCCAGAGCGCGGTCAAGGAACGCAAGGGTTCGGTGCAGTCACCCAAGCAGGTGATCATCGTCGACTCGGTACCCGTCACCGCACTGGGCAAGCCCGACAAGAAGGCGGTGCGCGCGCAGTTCTGGGAGGGCGCCGACCGCGCCGTCGGCTGAGCCGACAGTCCAGCGCCGTCGGCTGAGCCGACAGTCCAGCGCCGTCGGCTGAGCCGACAGTCCAGCGCCGTCGGCTGAGCCTCAGATCACCAGATCGGCTCGGTCCCTGCCCCGTTCGATCCGCGCCGCGTTGAGCTCGTCGACGTCACGCACCCACGCCAGCGCGTCTTCGGGTGACTTTCCGAACTCGATGTGGCGCGCTATGAGTCGGCGCCGTCGCTCCTCAGGTGCACAGTCGACGAACCACACCTCGTCCATCGTGCGCCGCACTTGCGGCCACGGCTCCTCGTCGTCGAGCAGGTAGTTCCCCTCGGTGACGATCAGCCGCGCGCTCGGCTCGACGCGAATGCTGCCCGCAACCGGTTGTTCGATGTCGCGGTCGAAGGCCGGGGCGTAGACGATCCCAGCGTCCTGACTCCTGACACGTTGCAGCAATGCGAGATACCCGAAAGCGTCGAACGAATCGATGGCTCCCTTGCGATCGAGTCGGCCCAGCCGCCGCAGTTCCGCGTCGGCGAGGTGGAAACCGTCCATCGGCACGCGCACGGCATCCTCGAAGGACGCGGCGATCAGCTCAGCCACGGTCGTCTTACCCGCGCCGGGCAACCCGGCGATACCGAGGATGACGCGGCGCTGCCGAGCGAGCAGAGCCTCGAGGCGCTCAGTCCAGGAGTTCATCGATCTCGGCGGCCAGCCGAGCGATGCGCTCTGGTTCGCTGGGAATGCCGCGACTGTCGTCGGCGGCGCGCTGCCATCCCAGCCGCCACATCCGCGCTACTACGCGATCGCCGATACCCGCATAGGGATTCGCGACTGTCTGCGGGTAAGCCTTGCGGCCTTCCCGGTATGCCGTCACGAGGCGGTGCGTCATCACTGTTCACTCTCCTGCGTGAGCAGACGCAAAGTGCGCCATTTCGTCGGCGTGTCGGGACACTTTGCGCAAGCTCGGCACAATGGGTGGCGTGTCGCAGATCCAGCAGACCGTCGACGCGGTGTGGCGGATGGAGGCCGCCAAGATCGTCGCGACGCTGACGCGCGCCGTCGGGGACGTCGGGTTCGCCGAGGACCTGGCGCAAGAGGCACTTGTCGATGCGCTCACGCAGTGGCCGGACAGCGGCGTGCCGCGCAATCCCGGCGCCTGGTTGACCGCGGTGGCCAAACGCAAGGCGATTGATCAGTGGCGCCGCCAGGAGAACCTCGACGCCAAGTACGCGGTTCTGGCGCACGAACTCGAGATGCAGGACTCCCCCGATGCGTGGGACCCCGACCGCATCGACGATGACGTGCTGCGGCTGGTGTTCATCTCCAGCCACCCCGTGCTGTCGCGGGAAGGCCAGATCGCGTTGACGCTTCGGGTGGTCGGCGGCTTGACGACCGACGAGATCGCCCGCGCCTTCCTGACGTCCAAGTCGACGATCGCCGCGCGGATCACCCGCGCGAAGAAGACTCTCTCCGAGGCTGCGATCCCGTTCGAGGTGCCTGACCGGTCGCAGTATCCGCAGCGGTTGTCGGCCGTGCTCTCGGTGATCTACCTGGTGTACAACGAAGGCTATTCGGCATCCATCGGGCAGCGCTGGATCCGCGACGAACTATGCAGCGAGGCATTGCGATTGGGCCGGGTACTCGCCGCGCTGGTGCCCGACGAGCCGGAAGTGCACGGTCTGGTCTCGCTGATGGAGTTCCAGTCGTCGCGCTTCGCCGCCCGCACCGACGGCGACGGCCGACCGATTCTGTTGGAGGCGCAGAACCGCGCCCGATGGGACCGCGCGCAGATCCAGCGCGGTGTCGCCGCGCTCGCACGATCAGCCGAAGCGTTGCAGCGCAAGGGTGTTGGCTGGGGACCGTATGCGCTTCAGGCGGCGATCGCCGAATGCCACGCCACCGCGCCCACCGCCGAGGACACCGACTGGAAGCACATCGTGATGCTGTACGACGGACTGATGCAGATCGCACCGTCGCCCATCGTCGCACTCAACCGGGCGGTCGCGGTGGCGATGGCCGACGGACCCGCGGCCGCCTTGGACATCGTCGACGGATTGACCGGTCTCGACGACTCCTACCTGCTGCCGAGCGTGCGCGGGGAACTGCTGGCCCGGCTGGGCCGCGATGTCGAGGCCGCCGCGGAATTCGACCGTGCCGCGCAGATGACGGACAACG
It encodes the following:
- a CDS encoding IS481 family transposase — encoded protein: MAQKVTAMDIRMAAALAGQVDNVAEFCRREQISRQTFYKFRQRFRDEGIGGLQDRSRRPLTSPGQTCAEVEDLVVRRRKQLIEQGRDHGAQSIVWSLQREGVPAVPSPSTVWQILTRRGMITPQPQKRPKSATKRFVFARPNECWQSDWTRWWLADGSAVAIAGSLDDHSRYLVGLRGADGDADGDLVWSVIMAGVDECGIPSMSLSDNGIVYTGRFHAHESAFEINLRALGVRTINSAPFHPQTCGKIERFWQTLKKWLSARDPAATVADLNDLLEQFRSFYNHHRPHRALRGATPAEAFEATAKARPAERPLPAPLFVSHHTVGETSGNVCAAPYRINVGLRWAGHECDVIRDGDHISIFSGNRLVRAFTADPTRYHQRAETNTRTYRTREPKPAP
- a CDS encoding DJ-1/PfpI family protein, translating into MQIAIVVYPGFTALDFIGPYEVLRNLPDAEVRFVWHEPGPITADSGVLLIGATHSFDETPSPDIVLVPGGPSTFEHARDEKVLDWLRRADETSTWTTSVCSGSVLLAAAGLLEGRRATSHWMCLPMLKPFGVEAVSDERIVREGKIVTAAGVSAGIDLAMWLFGQICGDAKAKAVQLVIEYDPQPPYDSGHMSKASAATKATASALLTLDTVKQGQLVPTMQVLWNAAIQRVRSGRKKAISVR
- a CDS encoding GlxA family transcriptional regulator, whose protein sequence is MVILGFPGVQALDLVGPYDVFTGATICLAAAGRSDEGYAVSVVTRDGEPVTTLTGLAFVAQPLPDPREPIDTLVLPGGAGVDDARRDPDTIGWIQIASEQTRRVVSVCTGAFLAAQTGLIDGCVATTHWAFATQMAREFPAVTVDPEPIFVKSSEKVWTAAGVTAGIDLALALVEEDFGTDVAQTVARWLVMYLRRPGGQTQFAAPVWMPRAKRAPIRDVQNAIESEPGGAHSIPDLARRAAMSPRHFTRVFTDEVGEAPGAYVERIRTEAARRQLEETDDTVTVIAARCGFGSAETLRRNFVRRLGISPDQYRKTFA
- a CDS encoding o-succinylbenzoate synthase; translated protein: MEVVAQLDDVLDGLHVVALPMRVRFRGITVREVALIEGPAGWGEFGAFLEYGPPEAAHWLASAVEAAYEAAPVVLRDRIPINATVPAVAADQVPEVLARFPGARTAKVKVAEPSQSLADDVARVNAVRALVPTVRVDANAGWSVDEAAAAAAALTADGPLEYIEQPCATVPELAELRLRVKVPIAADESIRKADDPLRVVREHAADIAVLKVAPLGGIHRMLEIADQIDIPIVVSSALDSAVGIGRGLLAAAALPELPYACGLGTGGLFVDDVAEPTVPVDGYLPVAPVTPDPARLSALAAAPDRRRWWIERIQACQPLMS
- a CDS encoding DUF427 domain-containing protein, with translation MPIPDTPRPGQESVWDYPRPPRLEEFTGSITVELGGQTIASATAAWRVLETSHPPTYYLPAASFIEDSLRPAEGSSWCEWKGQASYFDLVTPTVVAPRAAWTYLHPTAGFEMIAGAIAVMAAQVDRCTVNGEEVTPQPGNFYGGWVTSWIAGPFKGVPGSMGW
- a CDS encoding TspO/MBR family protein; the encoded protein is MQIKTLVPTALAVTATAVLGGLASRPAQSAWYAKLKKPPYQPPRQAFPIVWPVLYADIAATSAATLDHLEQRGQDQERRAYIAALATNLVLNGSWSWLFFNQRRLGTAAIAAGVLAVSSADLTRRSIAVQGAKAAPLAAYPAWCAFATALSTHIWALNR
- a CDS encoding SOUL family heme-binding protein; the encoded protein is MKLIDIPGQVAESLLSIVGIRVGTEEPHYLSTELTDGVVIRRYGPRIAAETTVAGDEDRARNIGFRRLAGYIFGANHRDETIAMTAPVGQQSADTIAMTAPVAQSRTADDKWVIRFFMPSKWSMETLPEPDDDKVKLVPVSGETVAVLRFSGDRSPQAVAHHVEQLRKILLDNDIEVAGDPVAWFYDPPWTLPFRRRNEVAIPITPGESGAQTNRDG